The following proteins are encoded in a genomic region of Triticum dicoccoides isolate Atlit2015 ecotype Zavitan chromosome 1B, WEW_v2.0, whole genome shotgun sequence:
- the LOC119301251 gene encoding replication factor C subunit 3-like isoform X2, which yields MATETPTASPTARTLSAAFADDRRREDRHRAVPAGLVKLMLHRWGAACLPKSRAALSARARAATPPPQTQTRPLSASTPPAAQVPARQGHADARNVAARRPLREREEAAAVAVARAPTPTGSQDKPVKAAGGGSGDTATTVCRGANIWVRVPRKRTSSPRVDSPQQLSVESTGSAADDEYVWADRYRPSLLGEFICNKAVADELHRLVTEQECNHFIFEGAQAVGKRSMVLALLRDAFGPHNLQVQEHSRRMELKGEMARHIDVKVKISGHHVEVNLADLHGYENHVITSLLNESILPPDSICDHTNCKVIVVHDADRLSSDFQHYIGWFLGRYAGCNKIIFCSSYSSNLEAVKHLCKVVTLQPPSFEEMIKVLEFIAMKEGIDLPRGIASRIAVSAGNNLRQAIRSFEATWRAKMGGRNI from the exons ATGGCGACCGAGACCCCGACCGCCTCCCCCACCGCCCGCACCCTCTCCGCGGCCTTCGCCGACGACCGCCGACGCGAGGACAGGCACCGGGCCGTGCCCGCCGGGCTCGTCAAGCTCATGCTCCACCGCTGGGGCGCCGCCTGCCTCCCCAAAAGCAGGGCCGCTCTcagcgcccgcgcccgcgccgccaCCCCGCCCCCGCAGACGCAGACCCGGCCGTTGTCCGCGTCGACGCCCCCGGCGGCGCAGGTGCCGGCACGCCAGGGCCACGCGGACGCGCGGAATGTCGCGGCGAGGAGGCCtttgagggagagagaggaagccgCCGCCGTCGCGGTCGCCCGAGCGCCGACGCCGACGGGATCCCAAGACAAGCCCGTGAAGGCTGCGGGCGGTGGGAGCGGCGATACGGCCACCACCGTTTGTAGAGGAGCAAACATCTGGGTGAGGGTCCCGCGCAAGCGAACGTCGTCGCCGCGGGTGGACTCTCCGCAGCAGCTGTCGGTGGAATCGACGGGGTCGGCGGCGGACGACGAGTACGTGTGGGCGGACAGGTACCGGCCCAGTCTGCTCGGGGAATTCATCTGCAACAAGGCCGTCGCCGACGAGCTCCACCGGCTG GTTACGGAACAAGAGTGCAACCATTTCATCTTCGAAGGCGCGCAGGCGGTCGGGAAGAGAAGCATGGTGCTGGCCCTTCTAAGGGATGCTTTTGGTCCTCATAATCTGCAG GTACAGGAACACTCAAGGAGGATGGAACTGAAGGGAGAAATGGCCAGACACATTGATGTGAAAGTCAAGATTTCAGGTCATCATGTGGAGGTTAACTTGGCTGATTTACATGGCTACGAGAATCATGTCATAACCTCTTTGCTAAATGAATCAATCCTGCCACCAGACTCGATCTGCGATCATACTAACTGCAAAG TGATTGTGGTCCACGACGCTGACAGACTCTCCTCCGATTTTCAACATTATATCGGTTGGTTTCTGGGAAGGTATGCAGGTTGCAACAAAATCATCTTCTGCTCCTCCTATTCTTCAAACCTTGAGGCTGTGAAACATCTATGCAAGGTCGTCACGCTTCAGCCACCTTCATTTGAGGAG ATGATCAAGGTTCTGGAGTTCATTGCTATGAAAGAAGGCATAGATTTGCCTCGCGGAATTGCCAGTAGAATTGCAGTGAGCGCAGGCAACAATCTCCGACAGGCAATACGTTCTTTTGAAGCTACATGGAGAGCAAA GATGGGAGGAAGAAATATATAA
- the LOC119301251 gene encoding replication factor C subunit 3-like isoform X1, with the protein MATETPTASPTARTLSAAFADDRRREDRHRAVPAGLVKLMLHRWGAACLPKSRAALSARARAATPPPQTQTRPLSASTPPAAQVPARQGHADARNVAARRPLREREEAAAVAVARAPTPTGSQDKPVKAAGGGSGDTATTVCRGANIWVRVPRKRTSSPRVDSPQQLSVESTGSAADDEYVWADRYRPSLLGEFICNKAVADELHRLVTEQECNHFIFEGAQAVGKRSMVLALLRDAFGPHNLQVQEHSRRMELKGEMARHIDVKVKISGHHVEVNLADLHGYENHVITSLLNESILPPDSICDHTNCKVIVVHDADRLSSDFQHYIGWFLGRYAGCNKIIFCSSYSSNLEAVKHLCKVVTLQPPSFEEMIKVLEFIAMKEGIDLPRGIASRIAVSAGNNLRQAIRSFEATWRANYPFIEGQPILAGWEEEIYNVAKKILEEPSPKQLYLIRGKIRKMIEHSVSPYFIFRHLVTKLKRDRDKDFQNSVDELASEFNHCAGRRFQKEQLKEYRS; encoded by the exons ATGGCGACCGAGACCCCGACCGCCTCCCCCACCGCCCGCACCCTCTCCGCGGCCTTCGCCGACGACCGCCGACGCGAGGACAGGCACCGGGCCGTGCCCGCCGGGCTCGTCAAGCTCATGCTCCACCGCTGGGGCGCCGCCTGCCTCCCCAAAAGCAGGGCCGCTCTcagcgcccgcgcccgcgccgccaCCCCGCCCCCGCAGACGCAGACCCGGCCGTTGTCCGCGTCGACGCCCCCGGCGGCGCAGGTGCCGGCACGCCAGGGCCACGCGGACGCGCGGAATGTCGCGGCGAGGAGGCCtttgagggagagagaggaagccgCCGCCGTCGCGGTCGCCCGAGCGCCGACGCCGACGGGATCCCAAGACAAGCCCGTGAAGGCTGCGGGCGGTGGGAGCGGCGATACGGCCACCACCGTTTGTAGAGGAGCAAACATCTGGGTGAGGGTCCCGCGCAAGCGAACGTCGTCGCCGCGGGTGGACTCTCCGCAGCAGCTGTCGGTGGAATCGACGGGGTCGGCGGCGGACGACGAGTACGTGTGGGCGGACAGGTACCGGCCCAGTCTGCTCGGGGAATTCATCTGCAACAAGGCCGTCGCCGACGAGCTCCACCGGCTG GTTACGGAACAAGAGTGCAACCATTTCATCTTCGAAGGCGCGCAGGCGGTCGGGAAGAGAAGCATGGTGCTGGCCCTTCTAAGGGATGCTTTTGGTCCTCATAATCTGCAG GTACAGGAACACTCAAGGAGGATGGAACTGAAGGGAGAAATGGCCAGACACATTGATGTGAAAGTCAAGATTTCAGGTCATCATGTGGAGGTTAACTTGGCTGATTTACATGGCTACGAGAATCATGTCATAACCTCTTTGCTAAATGAATCAATCCTGCCACCAGACTCGATCTGCGATCATACTAACTGCAAAG TGATTGTGGTCCACGACGCTGACAGACTCTCCTCCGATTTTCAACATTATATCGGTTGGTTTCTGGGAAGGTATGCAGGTTGCAACAAAATCATCTTCTGCTCCTCCTATTCTTCAAACCTTGAGGCTGTGAAACATCTATGCAAGGTCGTCACGCTTCAGCCACCTTCATTTGAGGAG ATGATCAAGGTTCTGGAGTTCATTGCTATGAAAGAAGGCATAGATTTGCCTCGCGGAATTGCCAGTAGAATTGCAGTGAGCGCAGGCAACAATCTCCGACAGGCAATACGTTCTTTTGAAGCTACATGGAGAGCAAA CTACCCATTCATAGAAGGTCAACCTATTCTGGCAGGATGGGAGGAAGAAATATATAATGTGGCCAAGAAAATCCTGGAGGAGCCAAGTCCAAAGCA GCTGTATCTCATTCGGGGGAAGATCAGAAAAATGATTGAGCATAGCGTGTCACCTTATTTCATTTTCCGT CACCTGGTTACTAAACTGAAAAGGGACAGGGATAAAGATTTTCAGAATAGCGTCGATGAACTGGCATCGGAGTTTAACCAT TGCGCAGGCCGCAGGTTTCAGAAAGAACAACTCAAAGAATACAGATCTTAG